A part of Hydrogenobacter sp. T-8 genomic DNA contains:
- a CDS encoding cbb3-type cytochrome c oxidase subunit I, translated as MHKKWLLLSIVSLGLGGLLALVAAIARTPAVYKLVPPGYFYHSIIGHVDLAIVGFFLTFSLLLWQLTFREELKTPLYFSLGGIFLIALVSLLGVGKGVSNNYLPTIDHPLFWLGALFFFAGFWLGGFGLLARAEKGIFSENPRKHLASISILLSIFMLLAFLTSIPKAGSREELYLFYERLYWAPGHIHQFINGVMLLYAWYYLFEIKGIKLELGRLRYVSFLFLSFCFMYVFIPIVFADPVSESARRLTDLGYAVGLGLPIFFHIYFLLKNYKMGKDLYSTAFFISLVLYLLGVFIAYAGVLPSLVSYFINPSSEYIGMKSNLSIPAHYHGVITSQTLAFMTIAYHLFKELGYTQRLSKLSLPQVYLYGTGMVLFVLGLFFAGLRNAPRKTYGTGFTDDPLVLMSLGLMGIGTLLAVAGGVIFVLYSLKVLFGRSSPQ; from the coding sequence ATGCACAAAAAATGGCTTTTGCTTTCTATTGTTTCTTTGGGTCTTGGTGGTTTGCTTGCCCTCGTTGCCGCGATAGCAAGAACCCCCGCAGTTTATAAACTTGTCCCACCCGGCTATTTTTACCATTCTATAATAGGACATGTAGACCTTGCTATAGTGGGATTTTTCTTAACTTTTAGTCTTCTTCTTTGGCAGTTGACCTTCAGAGAGGAGCTTAAAACCCCCCTTTACTTCTCTTTAGGTGGTATTTTCCTTATAGCTCTCGTTTCTCTTCTTGGAGTTGGCAAGGGAGTGTCTAACAACTACCTTCCCACCATAGACCATCCACTTTTCTGGCTTGGTGCTTTGTTCTTTTTCGCCGGTTTTTGGCTCGGTGGCTTTGGACTTTTGGCAAGAGCTGAAAAGGGTATATTCTCAGAAAACCCAAGGAAACACTTAGCATCAATTTCTATCCTGCTTTCTATTTTTATGCTTCTTGCCTTCCTTACCTCTATACCAAAGGCAGGCTCAAGAGAAGAGCTCTACCTTTTTTACGAAAGGCTCTACTGGGCTCCAGGGCACATCCATCAGTTTATAAACGGTGTTATGCTCCTATACGCTTGGTATTACTTGTTTGAGATAAAGGGTATAAAACTTGAACTTGGAAGACTTAGATATGTGAGCTTTTTGTTTCTTTCCTTTTGCTTTATGTATGTGTTTATTCCCATAGTTTTTGCAGACCCTGTTTCTGAAAGTGCAAGAAGACTTACAGACCTGGGATATGCGGTAGGGCTTGGTCTTCCCATATTCTTCCATATATACTTCTTGCTTAAAAACTATAAGATGGGCAAAGACCTATATTCCACAGCCTTTTTTATCTCTCTTGTCCTCTACCTGCTTGGTGTATTTATCGCCTATGCTGGAGTTCTGCCTTCCCTTGTGTCTTATTTTATTAACCCCTCAAGCGAATACATAGGAATGAAGTCAAACCTTAGCATTCCTGCCCATTATCATGGAGTAATAACCAGCCAAACCCTTGCCTTTATGACAATCGCTTACCACCTCTTTAAGGAGCTGGGATATACCCAAAGGCTTAGCAAATTATCCCTGCCCCAAGTTTATCTATACGGCACTGGCATGGTGCTTTTTGTGTTGGGACTCTTTTTTGCAGGTTTAAGGAATGCACCAAGAAAAACCTATGGCACAGGCTTTACCGATGACCCATTAGTGCTTATGTCTTTGGGTCTAATGGGTATTGGCACACTTCTTGCAGTTGCAGGTGGTGTTATATTTGTTCTCTACTCTCTTAAAGTGTTATTTGGTAGAAGTTCTCCACAATAG
- a CDS encoding COX15/CtaA family protein — protein sequence MLRLFLGLAILFTYIVMIWGGAVRSTDSGLACPDWPLCYGNFQPPKETSAKLEMGHRTVSGLAGIFVFLTFFLLWFKYKTAPKSAKIASLVALLFTVSAALTGMKMIRLEAPNLKYVSHMLLESFHIYESMIILGALVLTYRFLQRDEKPSGGVPLWAYAFALTTMITGVLVRYTGSGEACGHEWPTCAGKLIPDLTNWQIALQFAHRNIAYVTWLAFLLAMVSNFNRTTLTAFVFINLQFLFAISMVVSGFFLPFVFLDTAMGFFFFAWLTYNLQLSKTPEPRVKPAW from the coding sequence ATGCTGAGGCTATTCTTAGGACTTGCGATACTGTTTACCTACATAGTGATGATATGGGGAGGGGCGGTAAGGTCAACGGATTCTGGGCTTGCTTGTCCTGATTGGCCCCTCTGCTATGGTAACTTTCAGCCACCAAAGGAAACTTCTGCAAAGTTAGAAATGGGACACAGAACGGTTAGCGGGCTTGCGGGTATTTTTGTATTCCTCACCTTTTTCCTTTTATGGTTCAAATACAAGACTGCTCCAAAATCCGCAAAGATAGCATCTCTTGTTGCCTTGCTCTTTACCGTATCCGCTGCGCTTACTGGGATGAAGATGATAAGGTTAGAAGCTCCAAACCTCAAATATGTGTCTCATATGCTCCTTGAGTCCTTCCACATATACGAGTCCATGATAATTCTTGGTGCTTTGGTTTTAACTTACAGATTTTTGCAAAGGGATGAAAAACCTTCTGGTGGTGTCCCCTTATGGGCTTATGCCTTTGCCCTTACCACTATGATAACCGGTGTCCTTGTGCGATACACGGGCTCTGGTGAAGCCTGTGGTCATGAGTGGCCTACCTGTGCAGGAAAGCTAATACCAGACCTTACTAACTGGCAGATCGCTCTCCAATTCGCCCACAGAAACATAGCCTATGTTACATGGCTTGCCTTTCTTTTGGCTATGGTATCTAACTTTAACAGGACAACGCTTACCGCCTTTGTTTTTATAAACCTTCAGTTCCTGTTCGCCATTTCTATGGTGGTATCTGGGTTCTTTCTCCCCTTTGTGTTTCTTGATACCGCTATGGGCTTTTTCTTTTTTGCTTGGCTTACATATAACCTTCAACTTAGTAAAACTCCAGAGCCAAGGGTAAAACCTGCATGGTAA
- the mtaB gene encoding tRNA (N(6)-L-threonylcarbamoyladenosine(37)-C(2))-methylthiotransferase MtaB: MKVSLITLGCRSNAFDTELMANYFKSKGYEVVNYQEQADIYIINTCTVTSEADRSSRQAIHRAKRKNPKALVVATGCYAQVNPQALSSMQDVDMVVGNSHKHRIVELIEEFLQDKGENIFVDNIFRQSRLESFDLITFFEKARPFIKVQEGCNRFCTFCVIPYARGKVRSVPPEKVIKEVELLARKGFQEVVLTGTQLTQYGWDMGTSLYELLRGLIEVKGIELIRLSSMHPSEIEGELLELITSEEKIASHFHISLQSGSDRILKLMEREYTVSDYVRIVDKIISKRPISAVGTDIIVGFPTETEEDFEQTYRLLEGLPIAYMHVFPYSDRPFTKASKMEGKVFSQTKEERVKILKELDSEKRREFYEKNRGRELRATVIDYGKLLTENYIQINTDKHSIPTGKVIKITV, from the coding sequence ATGAAAGTTTCTCTTATAACCCTCGGGTGCAGGAGCAACGCCTTTGATACGGAGCTTATGGCAAACTACTTTAAGTCAAAAGGCTACGAGGTTGTAAACTACCAAGAACAAGCGGACATTTACATAATAAACACATGCACCGTTACCTCAGAGGCGGATAGGTCCTCTCGTCAAGCAATACATAGAGCAAAGAGAAAAAATCCAAAAGCTTTAGTGGTAGCCACAGGGTGCTACGCACAGGTAAACCCACAGGCATTATCAAGTATGCAGGACGTGGATATGGTAGTGGGAAACTCTCACAAGCACAGGATAGTTGAGCTGATTGAGGAGTTTTTGCAGGATAAGGGAGAGAATATCTTTGTAGATAACATCTTCCGTCAGTCAAGACTTGAGAGCTTTGACCTTATAACCTTTTTTGAAAAGGCAAGACCCTTTATAAAGGTCCAAGAGGGTTGTAATCGCTTTTGCACTTTTTGTGTAATACCCTATGCGAGAGGAAAGGTAAGAAGTGTCCCACCTGAGAAGGTTATAAAAGAGGTAGAACTCTTGGCACGAAAAGGCTTCCAAGAAGTTGTCCTAACAGGCACACAGCTAACTCAATATGGCTGGGACATGGGAACAAGCCTTTATGAGCTTCTAAGAGGGCTTATAGAAGTCAAGGGCATTGAACTTATAAGACTTTCTTCCATGCATCCTTCCGAGATAGAGGGAGAGCTTTTGGAGCTTATAACTTCAGAGGAAAAGATAGCATCCCACTTTCATATTTCACTTCAAAGCGGGTCTGACAGAATCTTAAAGCTTATGGAGAGAGAATACACGGTGAGCGATTATGTAAGGATTGTGGATAAGATAATAAGCAAAAGACCCATATCCGCCGTAGGCACAGACATTATAGTGGGCTTTCCTACAGAAACAGAAGAGGACTTTGAGCAGACCTACAGACTTTTAGAGGGGCTACCCATAGCCTACATGCATGTTTTTCCCTACTCAGATAGACCCTTTACCAAAGCGAGTAAAATGGAGGGGAAAGTGTTTTCTCAAACAAAGGAGGAAAGGGTAAAAATACTTAAGGAACTGGATAGTGAGAAAAGGAGAGAGTTTTATGAAAAGAACAGAGGTAGGGAGCTAAGGGCAACAGTTATAGATTACGGAAAACTACTCACAGAAAACTATATTCAAATAAACACAGACAAACATAGCATCCCTACAGGGAAGGTTATCAAAATAACAGTTTAG
- a CDS encoding DNA-methyltransferase, whose amino-acid sequence MKARLYIADARSMKELSDESIDLVITSPPYWHIKDYGVEGQIGYGQNLHEYLKSLYAVFKECYRVLKGGTKLCINIGDQFARSIVYGTYKVIPIHAEIICMCEEIGFDYMGAIIWQKKTTMNTTGGANVMGSFPYPPNGIVEIDYEFILIFKKEGKRKVEKSVKEASKLTKEEWKEYFSGHWKFAGARQVDHEAVFPEELPRRLIKMFSFVGDTVLDPFAGSGTTLKVALELGRKAIGYEIKEDYVKLVREKLGLFGLEVIKREVQDYKVEEVNYEPKIKDAKPLIDEKKFKFNGDRLYKVIKVLSEDTLLLSTGIKVKLAGVRIKDKKSALEYLNRYVKGKEVFLKFVSNSKESPYDTVIARVFLKNKIHINRKMVQMNIAEEVRFN is encoded by the coding sequence ATGAAGGCAAGGCTTTATATTGCGGACGCAAGAAGTATGAAAGAGTTGAGCGACGAGAGTATAGACCTTGTCATTACCTCACCACCCTATTGGCACATCAAAGACTATGGAGTTGAAGGTCAAATAGGATATGGACAGAACCTGCACGAGTATTTAAAAAGCCTATATGCGGTCTTTAAAGAATGCTACAGGGTTCTAAAAGGAGGAACTAAACTTTGCATAAACATAGGAGACCAGTTTGCCCGTAGCATAGTCTATGGAACATATAAGGTTATCCCCATCCATGCGGAGATAATATGCATGTGTGAAGAAATAGGCTTTGACTATATGGGTGCTATAATATGGCAGAAAAAGACAACTATGAATACCACAGGTGGGGCAAACGTAATGGGTAGTTTTCCATATCCGCCGAATGGTATCGTAGAAATAGACTACGAGTTTATACTAATTTTCAAAAAAGAAGGTAAACGCAAGGTTGAAAAAAGCGTTAAAGAGGCTTCAAAATTGACAAAAGAAGAGTGGAAGGAATACTTCTCTGGTCATTGGAAATTCGCAGGTGCAAGACAAGTTGACCACGAGGCGGTTTTCCCAGAAGAGCTTCCAAGAAGGCTAATAAAGATGTTTTCCTTTGTAGGAGACACGGTGCTTGACCCTTTTGCAGGCAGTGGGACAACTCTCAAAGTAGCCTTAGAGCTTGGTAGAAAAGCCATAGGCTATGAGATAAAGGAAGACTACGTTAAATTGGTGAGAGAGAAATTAGGTTTGTTTGGGCTTGAGGTCATAAAAAGGGAAGTTCAGGACTATAAGGTAGAAGAGGTCAATTATGAGCCAAAGATAAAAGATGCTAAGCCATTGATTGATGAAAAGAAGTTTAAGTTTAACGGAGATAGATTATACAAAGTTATAAAAGTGCTTTCAGAAGATACCCTCTTACTTTCTACTGGCATTAAAGTGAAATTGGCTGGTGTGAGGATTAAGGACAAGAAGTCTGCTTTAGAATATTTGAACCGTTATGTAAAGGGCAAAGAGGTGTTTTTGAAGTTTGTGAGTAATAGCAAAGAAAGTCCTTATGATACAGTTATTGCCAGAGTATTTCTTAAAAATAAAATCCACATAAATAGAAAAATGGTGCAGATGAATATTGCGGAGGAAGTTCGTTTTAACTAA
- the cyoE gene encoding heme o synthase, which translates to MVNRAVVYSSLIRDYIILTKPGIVLLVLITTLTGMYFAKRGFPDPWLVFWTLLGTGLASAGSAVLNQFFDRDLDALMSRTKDRPLPSGSIPPSNALVFGLSLLVLSAVVMILKVNLLSTFFVFLASFFYVVVYTIALKRKSPLATEIGGVSGALPPVIGYASVRGEVGFEALILFLIMFMWQPPHFWVLAIKYAEDYKRAGIPTLPVSKGIEHTKIKTLIYTAGLLPLSLLPSLYGLAGHIYFISALVLSGLYLALTLRFVLSKKPNGMFLFFYSVLYIALLFSVMVFDMRR; encoded by the coding sequence ATGGTAAATAGGGCTGTGGTATACAGTAGTCTCATAAGGGATTACATAATCCTCACAAAACCTGGCATAGTCTTGCTCGTTCTAATAACAACTCTCACTGGCATGTATTTTGCCAAGAGAGGCTTTCCAGACCCTTGGCTCGTCTTTTGGACCCTTCTTGGGACTGGACTTGCCTCTGCGGGCTCTGCGGTTCTCAATCAATTCTTTGATAGGGACTTGGATGCCCTTATGAGTAGGACAAAGGACAGACCACTGCCAAGCGGAAGCATACCACCTTCCAACGCCCTCGTCTTTGGCTTGTCTTTGCTTGTGCTTTCTGCGGTTGTAATGATTCTTAAAGTAAACCTGCTTTCAACCTTTTTTGTCTTCCTCGCTTCCTTCTTCTATGTGGTGGTCTATACCATCGCTCTAAAAAGAAAAAGTCCATTGGCAACAGAAATAGGTGGTGTTTCAGGTGCTCTTCCTCCTGTGATAGGGTATGCGTCGGTGAGAGGAGAGGTAGGCTTTGAAGCTCTTATACTTTTTCTCATAATGTTCATGTGGCAACCACCCCACTTTTGGGTTTTGGCAATAAAGTATGCGGAAGACTACAAAAGAGCGGGAATTCCAACCCTTCCTGTATCAAAGGGAATAGAGCATACCAAGATAAAAACCCTCATATACACTGCAGGACTACTTCCCCTAAGTCTTCTGCCTTCCCTTTATGGGTTGGCTGGGCATATCTATTTTATCTCCGCCCTTGTGCTTAGCGGTTTATACCTCGCCCTCACCCTTAGGTTTGTCCTTTCAAAAAAGCCCAACGGTATGTTTTTGTTTTTCTACTCGGTTCTCTATATAGCCCTTTTATTTTCTGTGATGGTCTTTGACATGAGGAGATAA
- the mtnC gene encoding acireductone synthase: MIRAIITDIEGTTSSISYVKEVMFPYSEIRLRSFLEAHWQEDKVKELIRGLEEKLQRSVDLDTAVKTFEEWIDRDLKEPLLKELQGHIWEEGFTSGELKGHIYEDAYKKLKEWKEQGYRLYVYSSGSVKAQKLFFGNTDYGDLTYLFDGFFDTSVGSKKEKESYLKIAELIGLKPEECLFLSDLEEELDCARSAGMRTIRVVRDTEKTDSKHPIVENFYQITL; encoded by the coding sequence ATGATAAGGGCGATCATAACAGACATAGAGGGGACAACTTCGTCCATATCCTATGTAAAAGAGGTTATGTTTCCCTACTCAGAGATAAGGCTTAGAAGTTTTCTTGAGGCTCACTGGCAAGAGGATAAGGTCAAGGAGCTAATAAGAGGGCTTGAGGAAAAGCTCCAAAGAAGTGTAGACCTTGACACCGCAGTAAAGACCTTTGAGGAATGGATAGACAGGGACCTAAAGGAACCACTTCTCAAAGAACTTCAAGGGCATATATGGGAAGAGGGGTTTACTTCAGGAGAATTAAAAGGACACATATACGAAGATGCTTACAAAAAACTCAAAGAGTGGAAGGAGCAAGGCTATAGGCTCTATGTTTACTCTTCTGGTTCTGTAAAGGCTCAAAAGCTCTTTTTTGGAAACACGGACTATGGAGACCTTACCTATCTTTTTGATGGTTTTTTTGACACTTCTGTGGGAAGTAAAAAGGAGAAGGAGTCTTATTTGAAAATTGCTGAGCTTATAGGTCTAAAGCCGGAGGAGTGTTTGTTTTTGTCTGACTTGGAGGAGGAGCTTGACTGTGCAAGGTCCGCTGGTATGAGAACTATAAGGGTTGTAAGGGACACGGAAAAGACAGATTCAAAACACCCTATTGTGGAGAACTTCTACCAAATAACACTTTAA
- the murG gene encoding undecaprenyldiphospho-muramoylpentapeptide beta-N-acetylglucosaminyltransferase, which translates to MRVFVSGGGTGGHFFPALALIECLLEEKIDTVFVGSERGIEKRLSDKLPVQSHFVQAYPFMGRGIKEKLTSVFKNFRGALQVARLLERGDKAVVFGGYASLPLGLACPLKGTSLYLHEQNSVPSKTNRLLWRFAKRVFITFEYTKRYFPKEKTVKTGLPVRKSLWEGLSLSKEEALKRLGLEDRITLLVVGGSQGASFLNQIAPEVFQKTGWQGIHITGERDYEKLEEFYKQKGLKVLVLPFSHEMHILYRASTVALSRAGASTITELSLFGVPSVFIPFPHAIGDHQYYNAKEIEDLGGGLLLRQEEVSVERLVKEIERILKDYELFSKNIKVFANPLACEEIKKYILHEEGK; encoded by the coding sequence ATGAGAGTTTTTGTTTCAGGCGGTGGCACGGGTGGACACTTTTTCCCTGCGCTGGCACTTATAGAGTGTCTTCTTGAGGAGAAAATAGATACTGTTTTTGTGGGTTCGGAAAGAGGCATAGAAAAAAGGCTAAGCGACAAATTGCCCGTCCAAAGCCACTTTGTGCAGGCTTATCCTTTTATGGGTAGAGGTATAAAGGAGAAACTCACTTCTGTGTTTAAAAACTTCAGGGGAGCTTTGCAAGTAGCCAGGCTATTAGAAAGAGGGGACAAGGCGGTGGTCTTTGGAGGATATGCGAGCCTTCCTCTGGGTTTAGCTTGCCCTCTAAAAGGCACTTCCTTATACCTTCATGAGCAAAATTCTGTGCCAAGCAAGACCAACAGGCTACTATGGAGGTTTGCAAAAAGGGTCTTTATAACCTTTGAATACACAAAAAGATACTTTCCAAAGGAAAAGACTGTTAAGACTGGTCTGCCTGTTAGGAAATCCCTGTGGGAGGGACTTAGTCTAAGCAAGGAAGAAGCACTCAAAAGGTTGGGTTTGGAAGACAGAATTACGCTCCTTGTAGTGGGAGGCAGTCAGGGTGCAAGTTTCTTAAACCAGATAGCCCCCGAGGTCTTTCAAAAAACAGGCTGGCAGGGCATACACATAACTGGAGAAAGGGATTACGAAAAGTTAGAAGAATTTTATAAACAAAAAGGACTAAAAGTTTTGGTCTTGCCCTTTAGTCATGAAATGCATATCCTATACAGAGCAAGCACTGTAGCCCTTAGCAGAGCGGGTGCAAGCACCATAACAGAGCTTTCTCTTTTCGGCGTGCCTTCCGTTTTTATTCCCTTTCCTCATGCAATTGGAGACCATCAATATTACAACGCAAAAGAGATAGAAGACCTTGGAGGTGGACTCCTTCTAAGACAGGAAGAAGTAAGCGTAGAAAGGTTAGTCAAAGAGATAGAGCGTATACTCAAAGACTATGAGCTTTTCTCCAAAAACATAAAAGTTTTTGCCAATCCACTTGCCTGTGAGGAAATAAAGAAGTATATTCTTCATGAGGAGGGAAAATGA
- a CDS encoding 1,2-dihydroxy-3-keto-5-methylthiopentene dioxygenase gives MSLLVVYDEEGRLLEVERDYEKISQRLASIGIRFERWEAKAELPWSAGQEEVLEAYKEDVDRIVKEFDFKSIDVVSLTPEHPKKEELRNMFLSEHTHSDFEVRFFVDGCGTFYLHPEDKVYAVLCEKGDFISVPANTKHWFDMGTEPFFKAIRFFSIPDGWVANFTGSDISKKIPSHDHILKLR, from the coding sequence ATGAGCTTGCTGGTGGTTTATGACGAAGAAGGAAGGCTTTTGGAGGTTGAAAGGGATTACGAAAAGATATCTCAGAGGCTTGCGTCCATTGGCATACGCTTTGAAAGGTGGGAGGCAAAGGCAGAGCTTCCCTGGTCTGCAGGTCAAGAAGAGGTGCTTGAAGCCTACAAGGAGGATGTGGACAGGATAGTGAAGGAGTTTGACTTCAAGTCTATTGATGTGGTAAGCCTAACACCAGAGCATCCAAAAAAGGAAGAGCTAAGGAATATGTTCCTTTCAGAGCATACGCACTCAGACTTTGAAGTGAGGTTTTTTGTTGATGGCTGTGGAACCTTTTATCTGCACCCTGAGGATAAAGTCTATGCGGTCTTGTGTGAGAAGGGTGATTTCATAAGCGTGCCTGCAAACACAAAGCACTGGTTTGATATGGGAACAGAGCCTTTCTTTAAGGCTATTAGGTTTTTCTCCATACCTGATGGTTGGGTGGCGAACTTTACTGGCTCTGACATATCCAAAAAAATACCAAGTCATGACCATATCCTAAAGCTAAGATGA
- a CDS encoding hemerythrin domain-containing protein, which translates to MFTITEYLTEEHRECDDLYARVEELVNSGSWEEARKAFEAFKDETLRHFQKEEEVLFPEFEGRTGIVMGPTQVMRMEHAQARELIQRMEQALEKRDRKTFLSTGETFMILIQQHNMKEEQILYPMCDQHLDAPEVVQKMETL; encoded by the coding sequence ATGTTTACCATAACCGAGTATCTGACAGAAGAACACAGAGAGTGTGATGACCTGTATGCAAGAGTGGAGGAGCTTGTGAACTCTGGAAGTTGGGAAGAGGCGAGAAAGGCTTTTGAAGCTTTCAAAGACGAGACTCTCAGACACTTTCAAAAAGAAGAGGAGGTGCTATTTCCTGAGTTTGAGGGAAGGACAGGTATAGTCATGGGTCCTACGCAGGTTATGAGGATGGAACATGCTCAGGCGAGAGAGCTTATACAGAGGATGGAACAGGCTCTTGAAAAAAGGGACAGGAAGACTTTTCTCTCCACTGGAGAAACCTTTATGATACTTATACAACAGCACAATATGAAAGAAGAGCAGATACTCTATCCCATGTGTGACCAGCATCTTGATGCACCAGAGGTTGTGCAAAAGATGGAAACACTATGA
- the galU gene encoding UTP--glucose-1-phosphate uridylyltransferase GalU — MEVRKAVLPVAGWGTRFLPATKAMPKEMFPIIDKPVIQFIVEECLDAGIDNIIFVTGRHKRPIEHHFDINTDLEKHLEQCGKTELLKNIMEISRLINPIYIRQKEQLGLGHAVLVAEPVVGYEPFIVCLGDVILRDEDNVLRKMMDVYKRFGKSVIAVFEVEQREVSKYGIIDGRHIEKDIYIIDDLVEKPKPEEAPSRLAIVGRYLFTPRIFEKLKITPPGKGGEIQLTDAIRLLLEEEAVYAIKIDSRVYDTGTPMGYIQTILEFALQREDLREGLLRYIKELTIETTEV; from the coding sequence ATGGAAGTAAGAAAGGCAGTTTTGCCAGTAGCAGGCTGGGGGACAAGGTTTTTGCCAGCAACAAAAGCTATGCCAAAGGAGATGTTTCCTATAATTGACAAGCCTGTCATACAGTTTATCGTGGAAGAGTGCCTTGATGCTGGCATTGACAATATTATATTCGTCACAGGAAGGCATAAAAGACCCATTGAACACCACTTTGATATAAACACAGACCTTGAAAAGCACCTTGAACAATGCGGAAAAACGGAGCTTTTGAAAAACATAATGGAGATAAGCAGGTTAATAAATCCCATATACATAAGACAAAAGGAACAGCTCGGACTTGGTCATGCGGTGCTTGTGGCAGAGCCTGTGGTGGGTTATGAGCCTTTTATAGTGTGTCTGGGAGACGTGATACTCAGAGATGAGGATAATGTGCTAAGAAAAATGATGGACGTATACAAGAGGTTTGGTAAAAGCGTAATAGCGGTCTTTGAAGTGGAACAAAGGGAGGTTTCAAAATATGGCATCATAGACGGCAGGCATATTGAAAAGGACATATACATAATAGATGACCTCGTGGAAAAGCCAAAGCCAGAAGAAGCTCCCTCAAGGCTCGCCATAGTGGGAAGATATCTCTTCACTCCAAGGATATTTGAAAAACTTAAGATAACACCGCCCGGTAAGGGGGGTGAGATACAGCTTACCGACGCCATAAGACTACTTCTTGAAGAAGAAGCGGTCTATGCCATAAAGATTGACTCAAGGGTCTACGACACGGGAACACCTATGGGATACATACAGACCATCCTTGAATTTGCATTGCAGAGGGAAGACCTCAGGGAGGGATTACTAAGGTATATAAAAGAGCTCACCATTGAAACCACTGAGGTATAA
- a CDS encoding CsgG/HfaB family protein, with product MKYLVGAILVGVISFVVPSYAQEDHEYAKDVKERTLRIPTCNKPIGTVAARRFSCKAAACRGGTVYLGPGYTVTLTTEALGDGLADMLVTALANTGCFRVLERAAMQEIKEELELMGVQPKQTLKAADFIITGAVTALETQASGIGGGGVVIPLPFKIGGGLKIGKGSAHIGLDMRLVYVKGGEVIAARTVEGKSERWRFGIAGGGLFGTTIAGGWFEAFKNTPLEEATRDLIAKAVTLIVEDAKRFAPADVSVGEKVVMYDEKGNVVKEEINMPVSKAQREAGEGVVAGSVKRASYSFSHYKNVLLSEDFSGCKVVPTNFQVRGKAECVEMGGKRWVSTTYGQVILERTIPKFDPKANWAIEYKVALSQRVRFPQGAALHIGKQGGPLVVWIKDEGKKVTVNDHTALQENLVGKIVKIGIVKKDNQVDVFVDDKRVYTGILDPVAISKLEPKLIFDLHGEDIEKGIYTLITDITVSQE from the coding sequence ATGAAATACCTGGTGGGAGCCATCTTAGTAGGGGTGATTTCATTTGTTGTGCCTTCTTATGCACAAGAAGATCATGAATATGCAAAGGATGTAAAAGAAAGGACCCTTAGAATACCCACATGTAACAAACCCATAGGCACTGTTGCAGCACGCAGGTTCTCGTGTAAGGCTGCGGCTTGTAGGGGTGGGACTGTATACCTTGGACCTGGTTATACAGTTACTTTAACTACAGAGGCACTTGGTGATGGTCTTGCGGATATGCTTGTAACTGCGTTAGCCAATACTGGATGTTTTAGAGTATTAGAAAGGGCTGCAATGCAAGAAATAAAAGAAGAGCTTGAACTTATGGGTGTCCAGCCAAAGCAAACTCTTAAGGCTGCAGATTTTATAATTACAGGTGCGGTAACTGCCCTTGAGACACAGGCTTCTGGTATAGGAGGTGGAGGCGTTGTTATCCCATTGCCTTTCAAGATTGGTGGAGGTCTAAAGATAGGCAAAGGCTCCGCTCATATAGGGTTAGATATGAGGCTGGTTTACGTTAAAGGAGGGGAGGTAATAGCTGCAAGGACAGTGGAAGGTAAATCAGAGAGATGGCGGTTTGGTATCGCTGGTGGTGGTCTGTTTGGTACTACTATTGCTGGGGGTTGGTTTGAAGCCTTTAAGAACACACCCCTTGAGGAAGCAACCAGAGACCTTATAGCTAAGGCTGTAACCCTTATAGTTGAAGATGCAAAGAGGTTTGCCCCAGCTGATGTAAGCGTAGGTGAAAAAGTAGTTATGTATGATGAGAAAGGTAATGTAGTAAAGGAAGAAATAAACATGCCTGTCTCAAAGGCACAACGTGAGGCTGGCGAGGGAGTGGTAGCCGGTTCTGTAAAAAGGGCAAGTTATAGTTTCTCTCATTACAAAAATGTGCTTTTGAGTGAGGACTTTTCCGGCTGTAAAGTTGTGCCTACTAATTTTCAAGTGCGTGGTAAGGCAGAGTGTGTGGAGATGGGAGGTAAAAGGTGGGTTTCCACCACCTACGGTCAAGTCATTCTTGAACGAACAATCCCTAAATTTGACCCAAAAGCTAACTGGGCTATAGAATATAAAGTAGCTCTTAGCCAAAGAGTGAGATTCCCTCAGGGTGCAGCCTTACATATTGGTAAGCAAGGAGGTCCGCTGGTTGTTTGGATAAAAGATGAAGGGAAAAAAGTTACAGTAAATGATCATACCGCACTTCAAGAAAATTTGGTTGGTAAAATAGTGAAGATAGGTATTGTGAAAAAAGACAACCAGGTTGACGTATTTGTGGATGATAAGAGGGTGTATACAGGAATACTTGACCCTGTGGCTATATCAAAGCTTGAACCCAAGCTAATATTTGATCTCCATGGTGAGGATATAGAAAAGGGGATATATACTCTGATTACGGATATAACGGTTTCTCAAGAATAG